Proteins encoded by one window of Dreissena polymorpha isolate Duluth1 chromosome 11, UMN_Dpol_1.0, whole genome shotgun sequence:
- the LOC127849878 gene encoding uncharacterized protein LOC127849878: MYSDSDRHKELGECDKLLTIYEPEHDFDCAEPRLQEVKDIVRKARASSAPEPDGVPYRVYKNCSKILLRLWKLMKVVWRKGEFCREWLKAEGCFIPKEEDSSTFGQFRTISLLNVEGKILLAVLSRRMSSYLLQNKYIDTAVQKGGVPGVSGCVEHTSVITQIIKENKGDIAVIWLDLANAYGSVAHQMIQKTLQLYHVPIRFRQMLRHYFDGFIMRFSTRAITTDWQGLEVGIVTGCTISVVLFAAAMNLIVKSAEKPSRGPKMASGCIQPTTRAFMDDMTITAKSYVEGRWMLQDIGELIEWARMKFKPQKSRSMVLRTGKIQESARYRIKDQLIPTVKEQPLKCLGKWFRDSLYDQQSIKDTVVQMEN; encoded by the coding sequence ATGTACAGTGACAGTGACCGTCACAAGGAACTGGGCGAGTGCGACAAGTTGCTCACAATATATGAGCCTGAACATGACTTTGATTGCGCAGAACCTAGGTTGCAAGAAGTCAAGGACATTGTAAGGAAGGCCAGAGCGTCTTCAGCACCAGAACCCGATGGAGTACCGTACAGAGTATACAAGAACTGCTCCAAGATCTTGCTACGGTTGTGGAAGCTTATGAAGGTTGTTTGGAGGAAAGGAGAGTTTTGCAGAGAATGGTTGAAGGCAGAGGGCTGTTTTATTCCTAAAGAAGAGGATTCATCAACCTTTGGTCAATTCAGGACTATCTCTTTGCTGAACGTGGAAGGAAAGATACTCCTCGCTGTCCTTTCAAGAAGAATGTCCTCTTATTTGCTTCAGAACAAGTACATTGATACAGCTGTGCAGAAAGGAGGAGTACCCGGTGTATCTGGGTGCGTCGAGCATACCAGTGTCATCACCCAAATCATCAAGGAGAACAAAGGAGACATCGCAGTGATCTGGCTTGACCTAGCGAATGCATATGGTTCTGTTGCGCATCAGATGATACAAAAGACTCTACAGTTGTATCATGTACCCATTCGATTTCGGCAGATGTTGCGGCACTATTTCGACGGCTTCATCATGAGATTTTCAACGAGGGCAATAACCACTGACTGGCAAGGACTTGAAGTAGGCATCGTTACCGGATGCACCATTTCAGTGGTGCTGTTTGCCGCGGCCATGAATCTGATAGTGAAGTCAGCGGAGAAGCCATCCAGAGGACCCAAAATGGCTTCGGGGTGTATCCAACCAACAACGAGGGCATTTATGGACGATATGACTATAACAGCAAAGTCGTACGTCGAGGGAAGGTGGATGCTGCAAGACATTGGCGAACTTATCGAGTGGGCCAGAATGAAGTTTAAACCCCAGAAATCAAGGAGCATGGTTCTGAGGACAGGAAAGATTCAAGAGAGTGCAAGATATAGAATCAAAGATCAGCTCATCCCGACTGTTAAGGAGCAACCATTGAAGTGCCTCGGGAAGTGGTTTCGAGACTCGCTTTACGATCAACAGAGTATCAAAGACACGGTAGTGCAAATGGAGAACTGA